A genomic segment from Anaeromyxobacter sp. encodes:
- the era gene encoding GTPase Era — MPRKTTPFRAGFVALIGRPNVGKSTLLNRLLGEHIAIVSPRPQTTRTRIMGVVNGEGHQLALFDTPGVHAAKGALNKRMVEVALGTLAEVDAALVIIEAGTGPGGRVEVGEGTRAVIEAVARSRKPAVLGINKLDRSPKETLLPVMAAYKDLHAWNAIVPFSALTGENVEQLVAVLAAVVPEAEAPLFAADVLTDQAERQLAAEYVREQLVLKTSQELPYSVAVEVEEFDERDRREGGGLVRVAALIKVERESQKAIVIGKKGALLKAVGTEARKRLEKLLGCKVFLGLTVKVDERWTEKPSAVRRLLP; from the coding sequence GTGCCCAGGAAGACGACGCCGTTCCGCGCCGGGTTCGTGGCCCTCATCGGCCGCCCGAACGTGGGGAAGTCCACGCTGCTCAACCGGCTGCTCGGCGAACACATCGCCATCGTGTCGCCACGCCCGCAGACGACCCGCACCCGCATCATGGGCGTGGTGAACGGCGAGGGGCACCAGCTGGCGCTCTTCGACACCCCCGGGGTGCACGCCGCCAAGGGGGCCCTCAACAAGCGCATGGTGGAGGTGGCCCTGGGCACCCTGGCCGAGGTGGACGCGGCCCTGGTGATCATCGAGGCCGGCACCGGCCCGGGCGGGCGGGTCGAGGTCGGGGAGGGGACCCGGGCGGTCATCGAGGCGGTGGCGCGCAGCCGCAAGCCGGCGGTGCTGGGCATCAACAAGCTGGACCGCTCCCCCAAGGAGACCCTGCTGCCGGTCATGGCCGCCTACAAGGACCTGCACGCCTGGAACGCCATCGTGCCCTTCTCGGCCCTGACCGGCGAGAACGTCGAGCAGCTGGTGGCGGTGCTGGCCGCGGTGGTGCCGGAGGCCGAGGCCCCGCTCTTCGCCGCCGACGTCCTGACCGACCAGGCCGAGCGGCAGCTGGCCGCCGAGTACGTGCGCGAGCAGCTGGTGCTCAAGACCTCCCAGGAGCTGCCCTACTCGGTGGCGGTGGAGGTCGAGGAGTTCGACGAGCGCGACCGGCGCGAGGGCGGCGGGCTGGTGCGGGTGGCGGCGCTCATCAAGGTGGAGCGCGAGTCGCAGAAGGCCATCGTCATCGGCAAGAAGGGCGCCCTGCTCAAGGCGGTGGGCACCGAGGCCCGCAAGCGGCTGGAGAAGCTGCTGGGCTGCAAGGTCTTCCTGGGCCTGACGGTCAAGGTGGACGAGCGCTGGACCGAGAAGCCCAGCGCGGTGCGGAGGCTGCTGCCGTGA